The window CAGGTGATGAAATCCTCCTAAACCAACCAGTGAGGCAGTATGCTCGGCCCTCTAGAAAGAAACAAGGTAagagaaaaaaatttaatctcTACACACAGTCAATTTGATAGCTTGCCTGTTTTGTATCATTTTTTCATAGGACTCGTTGGCtctttgctttattttcttCCCAGAATTCCCAAGTCAGCTTCAGGACCTGCATCCATCCATGCTGAAGCATGAATATGCATCTGTCCCACTTGCACAATCGTATGTTTTTGCATTGACCCACTCATCCTTGTGTAAAgattatgtttgtatatttgGGATTAGGAAGTACATGATTTCTTCAGACTTCCTTTATGTGCTTGAATGCAGAACGGTAGCAGTATTATGTCATCTTTGCAGGGTAGATGATGTGGTGAAGAAACTGCTTACGCTGGAGCTTGCAAATCATGTACGGGTTTTCATATCCTTTTGattctttatttaatattttcagaattCAAAATAGGGTGGAATAGCCTCATCTGCTGTGCATTTATGGtagctttttattttgtaaGTCACGATTGACTTAAGAACTATAAAAAGatgttaaatcatattttaatttaattatctGTCATAATGTCTTTAGAGTGAAAAACTGCGTTTGAAAGAGGAACAGCTTATTGCCAAGGTGCAGAGGGATGAGAATGACCGCAGCTCAACAGAAGTCAAGGGCAAGTTctcgttttttttgttttttttaacagttgaCAAAGTCACTGTTTTAACCATACTGGAATCTCAGAACTTTACTCAATCATGTGTAATGTCCTTGCTTGCGTTACAGTGGCGATTTTGACAGCACGTATTCGCAACTTGCAGGAGCACTTGCACAAGCACCCTAAGGTAAACACAACTCTTCAGTAGTGTGACATTTTTTTGTCGGCCTTTAGTAAAGGTGTCAGAAATTTTGTTCCCACTCCACTTGATTAACACCCACAGAGAAACAGGATATCCTGTGCATATGCTCATGTGTTCAATAGTAATTGAATCATACACTAtggttcaatttttttttaagaaagtagtttgtttaatttttaatttaattagtttcgaaattttattcagcaaggtcccattaaattgataaaaagtgacagtaaagactaattttgttaaatgctgttcttttgagctttctattcatcagagattcctgaaaaaaagtgtatcacagtttccataaaaatattaatcagcacgactgtttccaacatttataataatagatgtttattgagcaccaaatcagcatattagaatgatttctgttggaaaatgtgacattgaagactaaagtaatttaactacattttaaaaatagaacaattattttaaattgtaatactatgtcacaatattattgttgttcttatatttttgatcaaataaatgcagcctttttaagcataagagacttcttattGATCTTATTGATTGTGTACAGTGGGCCCGAAATGTATTTtgacacttacacacacactcaaacactaGTCGTCTCTTTAGCAAAAATGTTCATAGTTATTGTGATAATCTCCTGTGACTACTCTGCTTGAAAAACATGAGAGGAAATTACTTCATACCTCCCCCAAATATGAACTTAAGACCAGTTGGTAAATCGTTATTGCAAAAACAGATGAAATAGGGAAGTTATTTGTGGGAAAAGCTTTATaatcatttgtttgcagatgccactttatttcatattataattaaatgtataaatcatTGTATATGAATAATTGTAAACACATTCATGTCATAAAGTATAGCTTCCtgttatttaaagggatagttcacccaaaaataatttactcacccttatgttgttccaaacccctTTTGTTCATATTCtcacatcatatatatatatacatatacagtgaggaaaataagtatttgaacaccctgctattttgcaagttctcctacttagaaatcatggaggggtctgaaattgtcatcgtaggtgcatgtccactgtgagagacataatctaaaaaaaaatccagaaatcacaatgtatgatttttttaactatttatttgtatgatacagctgcaaataagtatttgaacacctgagaaaatcaatgttaatatttggtacagtagcctttgtttgcaattacagaggtcaaagcgtttcctgtagtttttcaccaggtttgcacacactgcaggagggattttggcccactcctccacacagatcttctctagatcagtcaggtttctggcctgtcgctgagaaacacagagtttgagctccctcaaagattctctattgggtttaggtctggagactggctaggccacgccagaaccttgatatgcttcttacagagccactccttggttatcctggctgtgtgcttggtcattgtcatgttggaagacccagcctcgacccatcttcaatgctctaactgagggaaggaggttgttccccaaaatctcgcaatacatggccccggtcatcctctccttaatacagtgcagtcgccctgtcccatgtgcagaaaaacaccccaaagcatgatgctaccaccccatgcttcacagtagggatggtgttcttgggatggtactcatcattcttcttcctccaaacacgtttagtggaattatgaccaaaagttctattttggtctcatctgaccacatgactttctcccatgactcctctggatcatccaaatggtcattggcaaacttaagtcgggcctggacatgtgctggtttaagcaggggaaccttccgtgccatgcatgatttcaaaccatggcgtcttagtgtattaccaacagtaaccttggaagcggtggtcccagctcttttcaggtcattgaccagctcctcccgtgtagttctgggctgatttctcacctttcttaggatcattgagaccccacgaggtgagatcttgcatggagccccagtccgaggagattgacagtcatgtttagcttcttccattttctaatgattgctccaacagtggacctttttcaccaagctgcttggcaatttcccgtagccctttccagccttgtggaggtgtacaattttgtctctagtgtctttggacagctctttggtcttggccatgttagtagttggattcttactgattgtatggggtggacaggtgtctttatgcagctaacgacctcaaacaggtgcatctaatttaggataataaatggagtggaggtggacattttaaaggcagactaacaggtctttgagggtcagaattctagctgatagacaggtgttcaaatacttttttgcagctgtatcatacaaataaatagttaaaaatcatacattgtgatttctggattttttttagattatgtctctcacagtggacatgcacctacgatgacaatttcagacccctccatgatttctaagtgggagaacttgcaaaatagcagggtgttcaaatacttattttcctcactgtatatatatatatatatatccatatatccatccatccattaaaaTTCTGTGTGAAGGCAATGGTGTTTCTTCAGAAGACTTGCACTAAATTGcttgattcatatggattaccttttgtactttttaaagCGTCAAAGTTTTGGTTGTGTGAACTTTCAATGGATGGACAAAAAAGATAAGTCTTATAGATTTGGAACATCAGGAgagtgagtaaacgatgacagaattgtcatttcaGGGAGACAAATTAGTGTACAACAGCATCAAAACCTCTGTTTCATTCCATCAGGATAAAGCCAACAAAAGAAGGATGCTCATGGCCATCGACAGGAGGAAGAAAAAGCTGAAGGTTCTGAGAATGACTCGTTATGAGTCCTTCGAGAAGGTGTGTCAAGAGCTTGGAATCACATACACGTTCCCTCCTGAATATTATCGGCGGGTCACCCGACGTTGGCTGGCCAAAAAGGCCTTCTGCAATAAGGTAATGTTCTTAGCTCAGCTCAGCCAAAATGTTCTGATGTTTTTTTGTAGATTTCATGgtttttgtttcagttgttGTTTACATTGTATTCTCTTCCTTTCAGGTCTTTCAAGAGGTCCAGAAACAAAAAGCGgagcagagagagaaacagagagcaGAGGGAGCTAAGGGAAAGGAGCCAACATCCTCTACAGAACCACAAGAAACTGTGGCATAGTGATGTTCAGACAGCTGACAAGACTTGTGTGCTGACAAATCCAGAAGAACAATCTGATGCATCCTCATTTGATGTCAAATTCAAAGAAAAACTCAACAGAAACATCATGCACCACATCAGAttatcaacatttattttgcctttCATTGGTAAATCACTCATTTCTCTGAATTTGTTTGGATGCACCAAATAAAAGATCTTAAAATTCATTGTTTGGTCATCATTCCTCAAAATACTTATAATTATATCAGAATAACTTCACAGAAATACTTTGTGAGTTTCACTCACTCAGGAGTTTTGGATTGGCAGCTGATGAAGACCTGTGTCATATGCAAGACTGATGCATTGTGGTTGTGTGGCTAGTGCAAATGGTTTGGCTGTGCTCTCAGTTCCCTGAACTCTGTAATTTTacaagaaatgcatgacaatcAGGTGAATGATCTGAGGTCAAACTATCAATTCTTTACTCATGTGAGATTATATATTGATTGTTAAGAATTCTGGTTGATCACATTTCCTATTACAACTCAGATCCCCCCTCCCCCTTTGTGATGTGCTTTGTGTGAAGCTTATATGCGTGAATCGGAAACGTTGCATACGAGAGTAGCAAACGCGGTGTGTGTCACAACTTCCTTTTCAGCTGCAAGCCCCAGATCAAGAGGCTCAGAAGAACACGAGGTACTTTTTTGTAGTCTACTGTTTTATAGTATGGTATATTtttccgattttttttttgtttacactttattttaaggtgtctttgttacagTGCAATTATACAATTAAGTACCGAGTAattttaattaactacatgtacttactatgaGGTTAAGATTAGGAACAGGATTTGATTTAGGgttacctgcatgtaattatgcatagttaattgttattataacagTAAGTACATGTCAtttgtgtaacaaggacaccttaaaataaagtattacccATTTTAGCCTTAATCTCAAAGCTGTAAGTTTCTTAcgttgcattattattattattaatcagttATTATACATGTTAGTGGGATATAGACTATAAATATCTATTAAAATAGCAAGTGTAAGTAGATCTGgttcagatttttttgttttgttttccataaacaaaaactctttttaCACATCAAAATGTGTATGGGAATGTAAAATATTCTGTcctgtaaaaaaatttttaaaggtacagtttaccaaaaaatgtaattatttactaaCCTTCATGagtttccaaacctgtatgattttcctTTTACactagaacacaaaagaagatattttgaacagtgttttaactgttttttgcCCATACACGAACAGTCAATGCAGTCTAAAATAATATTGGAcgccactgactttcattgtatggacgaaaaaaaacaaaaaaaacacactgaagGATTTGTATAAACATCTTTTGTTTATGCAaatgaaataatacaaatttggaATGAAATGTGGGAGAGTAAATTATTCCTTTATTAGTACAAAAGACCCAAAAAGCAGAATggaaaatattatgaaatagatatttttctttctaaaatggCGATTAAATGTTAATTAGGAAGTGCTATTTTGTTATATCAACTGATAGACACGCATTTGTCACTCTTCTAGGAAGGAAACCTCTCGAGCCACTTTCTCATCTTTGCTGGCCTGCTCATTTTGACTGACATGTCAAACCCAGTCATCACTCAGCCTGGTGCTGGATCTTACGGTACAAATGTACAGACTGGAGAGTGGAGCACCGGTCTTTGTTCTTGCTGCAGTGACCTATTTGTCTGTAAGTTCTGAGAGCAGTCAGCAAATCTTCTGAAGAACTTCAAAGATACCAGTTCACTGGCATATTATAGCTGTGGTTTAATATTTATCCAAGGAGGACTCATAATGTTAGTCAGTGTCCTGCTTTTATCAGTGCATGTCAACATAAAATGCATGATCTTTGAgctattttctgcatttttccaTTGTCTAGGTGCTCTTGGCTGTATCTGTCCGATAGCTCTCAGCTGCTACACAGCAAACAAGTACGGTGAAAATGTATGTCTAGCATGTGTACCTGGAGGAATGGCTGCAATGAGGACACACATGCGACTGACCTATGGAATACAGGTAATGTATACTACAAATTAAGGATTGGATTTCTCATACTGCGtatttaagaattattattCATGCCATTTATTGCTGTCTCCACTTGTTTTGTACATATTACAcaattatattctttttttttttttcctgcagggCACGATATGCAATGATGCTTTGATGACCTGTTGCTGTGGAATATTTGAAACATGTCGAATGACCAGAGAAATTCGTATCAGGAATGGAgagacctagtttctgtctttAATAATAACTCTTTCGGtctaaagattttattttttaaatgaattgaaaTCAACCTGTCATTTATTAATAGACTCTTCATTATTAATAGCAGCAAAATTAAAACCAGGATAGAatttataaacatatattatttgggggaaaaaaagaaaaagaaaagtgtgaCCAATGCTCTTTACCTATTCAACAAAGAGTTTTACATTAATGAAGTTTAAAAGTCTTGAATTTGTGCAAATTCTTGTAATATTCATTAGCCCTAATACATTGTATGTGCTGACAATTTTGCTGTAATGCTCAAAATGTGCCATCCTGTAGCATTAATATGTTACTGTACAGGAGCTGTGtgtcatatttaataaacaccCAAAGTGCAGTGGAATTAATCATACTAATtatgtgaaataaaacaaaaaaacagcacaatTTACCTACTGATGACTGTTGATTctaatgcttttttgttttgctttcacATCAACACATGAAATATATAAACGTACAAacaaaaaacgtaaaaaaaaaaaaaaaaaaagtgttaccaGATTTTAATGGCGAGACGTATTACGTCATCGGCGCGCAGCAGTACGagcgcctctgattggctgttgttGGCGGTGACCTGGCAACCAAGCGAGGGTTAACAGACGCTTATTTATTCTGCAGGATCTTCAGAGAGCAAAGATCGCGTCTTTTTATTGACAACCTGTGATTGCTTCCCGATACTAGCTGCTCTACATCTCCAGAGAGGATGTCGACGCGAACGCTGCCTCTGCTCTTCATTAATCTGGGTGGAGAAATGCTCTACATCCTGGATCAGCGCCTGCGGGCTCAAAATATCCCAGCAGATAAAGCGAAGAAAGGTAGATGGCAGCTAATATGCCACGGAGTTGATGAAGCAAGTCTTATAAACGTTGTACTTATGATCATGGTTTATGATCTTTCTAAAGAAGCTGTTGGATTATCTGATATTGCTGTGCATAATTAGCCGGTTAGCCTGAATACAGTGATCCAGTGGCCCAGTTTAGTTACAGCCTCATGCAGGAAACATGCCATTTTTGCAACGTTATGTCATTCTTAGTAGTCAACAATATATAAAGCAAGACACCACAGACAGAAACATTGTTAtttctttgttatttttttcatgccctggtcaattttgagattttgggctattTGGCTTTTCATAATGTGTcgtttcagactagtggaagGATAACATCCAAATCCAAAtttaagtgtttgttttattccaCTATTTATTTTCGTCTATAaatcacaatacatatttttaaaggccgttttctcaaacTGGGTTTTTTTCTCATGAACTGAGCCAGAAATATCTGTAGTTACATTACTGCGTACTTACAGAATTTTTAATTTGGCTTTATACAGTGCTCATATTTCTGTTCTGTAAatttatgcaaattagtgcatttttaattaattaatacttcGTTTTCACAttcaaatataacatttcagaaaattagtaatacaaaaaaattcaattttttaattaaatctatCAACTGGGGAAGTATGgtgatatttattataatttttttttactctgtaCACCTGGCGTGTCTTACCTTAAATaagcaaaactattttaattatgtgGTAGATTGTCTATCGAAACATATAGTTGACCCTTAAAAATACGAGTTATATAGTCAGTTAAATTATAGCACAAGCACACTTTTctaacaaacattttattttgtaataataaaaaatgttattcaaaatatgctgagaaagaaagaaagatgtaCTGGTAATTTTCTACCAGGATATCCAAATATTTTGAGGGCCACTGTATAGAACATTCCCAAGACGTTTTGACTGTGGAGGTTGTCAGTACGTTCACACCTTGTAGTTTATAAAAACTGGCATGTCAAAATGGTCTGCATGTGTTCACTTCTGTTGCAGGCAACACTGTGACTCAGTTACATATGCTCAACAGCTTGTCAGTATCATGGTTTCCTGTCTAATATACGTTCCTGTATCAGGGTTTCCTGTGTCTTTTTTGCATTCTGAAATATTCTTAATAAATGTAACTTTGCAGTTGTGCCAACATCACACTTTGGTATCAGATGCCACAGAGGTCAAAACACATGATTAAGTTGCTTGTTGCTTGCAGATGTGATGTATATACATGTAGCTTATGCTTTACCTGCTCTTTAGTTAACTTCCTCCAaggaacattttaaatatgttcttTTTGATTTGCAATCTTTGTAGCCACTGTAGCAGATTGGCTAGAGGAGGACAGAAAAAGAGGTATTGTTAACATTCTGCTTGCTTTGCTGCTGACCATAGAGCAAAGTAGCGTGCGTGTGCACATGCCAGCTCTCGTAGGCACTCTCTGTGTAGCGGGAGATGGGGTTTCCgtgctattttaattttgatttcacattttgaatgtttttgcgTGAAAATTAAATACTATTGTAGAATAAGAACCCCAAAGATACAGCTATAGGCTCATACAGTTATTATTTAGTACTGAGATGTAAATGAAATCCTCCATATGGCAGTATATGTTTCTAGCacttgtgttttcctcagtcaACATTTGATGACAGTTCTCAGCCTGCTTCTCTGTGAAAACATCTGCCAAGACAGTAAAGCTTGGCTTTTAActacattttgatttatgttatttttgtttatctATCTTTCTTGGCAAACCAGCTTTCTACAGTACAGACTGCATTCTGCTTGCTTGGTTTTCAGCTTTGTATTTGCACAGAATTGCTTTTGACTCACTGCAActctctctgtgtttgtgttgtgataGTTATGAATGATATCATTACCACCATGTTCAATAAGAAGTTCCTGGAGGAGCTGTTCAAACCACAGGAGCTGTACTCCAAGAAGGCCCTGAGGACCGTGTTCGACCGACTCGCTCACGCCTCCATCATGAGACTCAACCAAGCTAGTATGGACAAGGTGAAGACTAAAGTCAAAGATGAAGTCATTTTCTTGAATTAATTGTTTGCTTTATCTCCTTGCACATTTGTCTAGTGAGAACCTTCTACAAATACCTCTGTATTCATGGTaaacagatctttttttttttttttaatgtgccaAAGTTATAGAGTAACGTctgttcaaaattaaaaaattctcATTATATAGTATCGGGTTATAATAAGCGAAATAGTGTTGAATGGCTCCCTCTGGTGTGTAATATGATGAAATATGTAATGACTACTTTTCTATGCACAGCTCTACGACTTGATGACCATGGCATTCAAGTATCAAGTCCTGCTGTGTCCTCGCCCTAAAGACATCCTCCTTGTGTCCTTTAACCACATGGATGCCATCAGGGACTTTGTGAAAGACACTCCCAGCATCCTCAGCCAAGtggatgaaacaaacaaacaactcgTAGAGGTAGCAAGGTCTCTTCAATTTCTGTGTAAAGGCAATATTActcaatatttttcattttcggtttattttcaattatttaatataattaaccATTGTCAGTAACtgttaatgtaatattattttgtattggtattaatattatttgttataatataattttcaatattggatatttaataataatataaaatgttagtATCAATATGACTATATAATTGTCAGCTTTGAAAGTGTATTTTGCTTGTAACTCCTAGATCTATACACCTTTATCTGGTGGAGAGTTTCAACTAATTAGACAGACACTCCTCATCTTCTTTCAAGATATGCATATAAGAGTAAGTCCTTTCTGTATTTTGATATATGTACATTAAAACAGAATACTCAAAAACCCAATATGTAAATTTAAAGTCCAAAAGTATTGGTCATGTTTATGAAGGGGCAGAAAAgccatatatttaaatatgatattaaatatgaaacttgttttttttttaggtatcAATTTTCCTGAAAGACAAAGTACAAAACTCCAATGGGCGATTTGTTCTCCCCACATCAGGCCCTGTTCCATATGGGACGAACGCCCCAGGACTCATAAGGTTAGCAGGATAGGATTCTGCTTCTGTTCCTTGAGTTAAtgcagcaaaaacacatttttgcattgaaatggCTGAGAACGGCAGGATTTAGTTtgaacattataaataaatagcctCTTATTCATACTTGTGCATTGTGCATATGTTTGTTCTGAAATCACCTCTTTCATTTAATCTGACGGTAAGGGTTTATAGTTAATTGCATTATCAAGAGACAGGGACATTTTCTAAATATAGCAGGGTCTGTGTTTAGACTGTGACAGgaagcagttattttaatagAGGTTAGTGATAGTTGGCATATTAGATGTCCATGAACTCATTTTTTATCAACATCAATATTTAGATatgaatttataatatttattataatatatccAGTTTCTGTAATTGGTTACCATCTTCTATGCTATCATTTTTAATCAAcagatactttttaaaagtacaaatattgCATCTCGCACTCAATTAACATAATAATTATTCATGTTTTCTAAAAAGCATTATATAATTTCTTACTAGAGAGGCTGTAAAACGGTTGATTTGATTTATGTATGATTTCTTAATTCTTTTTTCATG is drawn from Onychostoma macrolepis isolate SWU-2019 chromosome 16, ASM1243209v1, whole genome shotgun sequence and contains these coding sequences:
- the mrps15 gene encoding small ribosomal subunit protein uS15m isoform X1, which codes for MANQSSFSESESTHRSERECSCSAQSSGSSRRESSDYNEQSWVCGKDVANQITSTLGDEILLNQPVRQYARPSRKKQEFPSQLQDLHPSMLKHEYASVPLAQSTVAVLCHLCRVDDVVKKLLTLELANHSEKLRLKEEQLIAKVQRDENDRSSTEVKVAILTARIRNLQEHLHKHPKDKANKRRMLMAIDRRKKKLKVLRMTRYESFEKVCQELGITYTFPPEYYRRVTRRWLAKKAFCNKVFQEVQKQKAEQREKQRAEGAKGKEPTSSTEPQETVA
- the oscp1b gene encoding protein OSCP1, whose amino-acid sequence is MSTRTLPLLFINLGGEMLYILDQRLRAQNIPADKAKKVMNDIITTMFNKKFLEELFKPQELYSKKALRTVFDRLAHASIMRLNQASMDKLYDLMTMAFKYQVLLCPRPKDILLVSFNHMDAIRDFVKDTPSILSQVDETNKQLVEIYTPLSGGEFQLIRQTLLIFFQDMHIRVSIFLKDKVQNSNGRFVLPTSGPVPYGTNAPGLIRMFSCSGEEVRRMQFRDGGNYCGALREGSFEMYGDRVIKLGTNMYSVSRPVETHMSGTSKNSSQHTKVNTTPNPLAKEELNLLARLMGGLEVQKSANTDSGFRVNLFATDEEEEEALISRPDEFSYEVINIQATKDKQTNAELAKIMGEFGETGEPAPSSSSKGDDLLAMMDGL
- the mrps15 gene encoding small ribosomal subunit protein uS15m isoform X2, which codes for MVLKNVFRSTVLGLRTWSVFSGARQGNTVVPAFKQPQCSFYTNWTLTGICKRDEILLNQPVRQYARPSRKKQEFPSQLQDLHPSMLKHEYASVPLAQSTVAVLCHLCRVDDVVKKLLTLELANHSEKLRLKEEQLIAKVQRDENDRSSTEVKVAILTARIRNLQEHLHKHPKDKANKRRMLMAIDRRKKKLKVLRMTRYESFEKVCQELGITYTFPPEYYRRVTRRWLAKKAFCNKVFQEVQKQKAEQREKQRAEGAKGKEPTSSTEPQETVA
- the LOC131522135 gene encoding cornifelin-like — encoded protein: MRESETLHTRVANAVCVTTSFSAASPRSRGSEEHEEGNLSSHFLIFAGLLILTDMSNPVITQPGAGSYGTNVQTGEWSTGLCSCCSDLFVCALGCICPIALSCYTANKYGENVCLACVPGGMAAMRTHMRLTYGIQGTICNDALMTCCCGIFETCRMTREIRIRNGET
- the mrps15 gene encoding small ribosomal subunit protein uS15m isoform X3, which encodes MANQSSFSESESTHRSERECSCSAQSSGSSRRESSDYNEQSWVCGKDVANQITSTLGDEILLNQPVRQYARPSRKKQEFPSQLQDLHPSMLKHEYASVPLAQSVDDVVKKLLTLELANHSEKLRLKEEQLIAKVQRDENDRSSTEVKVAILTARIRNLQEHLHKHPKDKANKRRMLMAIDRRKKKLKVLRMTRYESFEKVCQELGITYTFPPEYYRRVTRRWLAKKAFCNKVFQEVQKQKAEQREKQRAEGAKGKEPTSSTEPQETVA